In the genome of Vicia villosa cultivar HV-30 ecotype Madison, WI linkage group LG7, Vvil1.0, whole genome shotgun sequence, one region contains:
- the LOC131616640 gene encoding exopolygalacturonase-like, producing MNTNFLFVFCLLVCIAEAKVEYKIFNVMNYGARADDRTDNSVAFLKAWNDACKWRGKSTILVPQGSYMLHEVIFSGPCNAWMNFQIEGTLKAPSDIYLFRTDTWISFRYINKLNVGGGGTLDGQGAFAWAKNDCGKNQNCRTLPTTMAFQFVTNGYIHHMRSINTKQNHFVLFECKNILMTKLKLMAPDDSPNTDGIKIAKSTGVTISSVNIGTGDDCIAMLFGTKRVRISDVFCGPGHGISIGSLGKNNGEDDVDDIVVKNCTFSGTDNGVRIKTWTAVLQKTMHVSNVHYEDIVMENVQKPIVIDQNYCPSHPCRPKGGVSSVQISNVSYKFIRGSGNSDVAASLQCSPNKPCQNITMDTINLWPSGKGKKLNNECLNVNGASSGIQSPRACI from the exons atgaacacaaattttttgtttgtgttttgctTACTAGTTTGTATTGCAGAAGCAAAAGTTGAATACAAAATTTTCAATGTGATGAATTATGGTGCTCGTGCTGATGATAGAACTGATAACAGTGtg GCATTTTTGAAAGCTTggaatgatgcatgtaaatggAGAGGAAAATCAACAATTTTGGTTCCACAAGGATCATATATGCTTCATGAAGTTATATTTAGTGGTCCATGCAATGCTTGGATGAACTTTCAAATTGAAGGAACATTGAAAGCTCCAAGtgatatatatttgtttaggACTGATACTTGGATAAGTTTTAGATATATTAACAAATTGAATGTTGGTGGAGGTGGTACATTGGATGGTCAAGGAGCTTTTGCTTGGGCCAAAAATGATTGTGGGAAGAATCAGAATTGTCGAACACTTCCGACC ACGATGGCATTTCAGTTCGTCACGAATGGTTATATCCATCACATGCGTTCGATTAACACCAAACAAAACCATTTTGTATTGTTTGAATGTAAGAACATATTGATGACAAAATTGAAATTAATGGCTCCTGACGATAGTCCGAACACGGACGGTATCAAAATCGCGAAGTCGACGGGAGTAACGATCTCGAGCGTGAACATTGGAACGGGAGATGATTGCATTGCTATGTTATTTGGTACTAAAAGGGTTCGGATTTCAGATGTTTTTTGTGGACCTGGCCATGGAATTAGTATCGGAAGTCTTGGAAAGAATAACGGCGAAGATGATGTTGATGATATAGTTGTGAAAAATTGTACATTTAGTGGCACAGATAATGGTGTTAGAATCAAAACATGGACTGCTGTGTTGCAGAAAACCATGCATGTTTCTAATGTTCATTATGAAGATATTGTGATGGAGAATGTGCAAAAGCCCATTGTCATTGATCAAAATTATTGTCCAAGTCATCCATGCCGTCCAAAG GGAGGGGTTTCAAGTGTGCAAATAAGCAATGTGAGTTACAAGTTTATTAGAGGAAGTGGAAATTCAGATGTTGCAGCAAGTTTGCAGTGCAGTCCAAACAAACCATGCCAAAACATTACAATGGATACTATTAATTTGTGGCCTAGTGGTAAGGGTAAGAAACTAAACAATGAGTGTCTAAATGTTAATGGTGCTTCTTCTGGCATCCAGAGCCCCCGTGCTTGCATATAG
- the LOC131616641 gene encoding F-box/kelch-repeat protein SKIP4 — protein sequence MKLLDNEEASSSKNVDEVKVAINTPLICGLPDDISLLCLARVPRTYHSVLRAVSKRWRDLVSSKEWLHYRRKHKLDETWIYALCRDKLDHVCCYVLDPTSSRKSWKLIHGLPPHIVRRKGMGFEALGNKLFLLGGCGWSEDATDEVYAYNASSNSWVQAASLSTARCYFACEVMDEKLYAIGGIGSNSSDPHSWDTFDPRINGWSSHRDPNIIPEIEDSIVMDGKIYIRCGKSPVTPHVYAVVYEPSSGTWQHAEADMVSGWRGPAVVVDGILFVLDQSSGTRLMMWHKQTREWIPVGKLSPLRTRPPCQLVAVGKSIYIIGKELSTVVVDVGDIENTGRLMVGSSIPKLVSDYNVISCKCLSI from the exons ATGAAGCTTTTAGATAATGAGGAAGCATCATCATCAAAGAATGTTGATGAAGTAAAAGTCGCTATTAATACTCCACTTATTTGTGGCCTTCCGGATGATATTTCTCTATTGTGCTTGGCAAGAGTTCCTAGAACATATCATTCAGTTCTGAGGGCTGTTTCAAAGAGATGGAGGGACTTAGTTTCTAGCAAAGAGTGGCTTCATTATCGTAGAAAGCACAAACTTGACGAGACATGGATCTATGCTTTGTGCAGGGACAAATTGGATCATGTATGCTGTTATGTTTTGGATCCAACCTCGTCAAGAAAATCTTGGAAGCTCATTCATGGGCTTCCGCCTCACATCGTGAGAAGGAAGGGTATGGGTTTTGAAGCTTTGGGAAATAAGCTTTTCTTATTGGGTGGTTGTGGCTGGTCTGAAGATGCTACTGACGAGGTTTATGCATACAATGCTTCCTCGAACTCTTGGGTTCAAGCTGCTTCTTTGTCAACTGCTAG GTGCTACTTTGCTTGTGAAGTTATGGACGAAAAACTATATGCTATTGGTGGCATAGGTTCAAATTCAAGTGATCCTCATTCATGGGATACTTTTGATCCTCGCATCAATGGTTGGTCATCTCACAGAGATCCAAATATCATTCCCGAAATTGAAGATTCAATAGTTATGGACGGAAAAATATACATCCGATGTGGCAAATCTCCTGTGACACCTCACGTGTATGCTGTTGTATACGAACCATCAAGTGGCACATGGCAGCATGCAGAAGCTGACATGGTTTCAGGATGGAGAGGTCCTGCGGTTGTTGTGGACGGAATCCTTTTCGTTTTGGATCAAAGTTCAGGTACCAGGCTAATGATGTGGCATAAACAGACACGCGAGTGGATACCGGTTGGTAAGTTGTCACCACTGCGTACAAGACCACCATGCCAACTTGTTGCAGTTGGTAAAAGCATTTATATAATCGGAAAAGAGCTTAGCACTGTGGTTGTTGATGTTGGCGATATTGAAAATACGGGAAGGTTGATGGTGGGTTCTTCTATACCTAAATTAGTCTCTGATTACAATGTAATTAGTTGTAAATGCTTGTCAATCTGA
- the LOC131618330 gene encoding voltage-dependent chloride channel 1, chloroplastic-like → MYHPNNQLKPTTLTNLTSQFTPKCPYQLTLLPLHSSSKPFKLQTLTITCSSSPPSPIKTLISILRTIPDWADQTQERGMQKNRTLYNHTDWVQHRSSLRHVRHFFSSLSSRVILSLVPPVLFFTSFAAVVATYNSAVYFQLLPEFFPVFRASSLPYQLTAPALALLLVFRTEASYSRFVEGKKAWTSVIAAAHDFARLVMAVVDTGTQSEYELKNGLLNYIIAFPLVLKCYVLYGSDIESDLQHLLEVDDIALIMKSNHRPRCVIEFISQSIRLLKLEDSRRNILESKITYFHEGIGLCEQLKGIPIPLSYTRLTSRFLVLWHLTLPIILWDDCHWIVVPATFISAASLFCIEEVGVLIEDPFPMLALNDLCRKAQNDIQEAIATESVINVHLAAKQKHHSKEHSPNGRPNS, encoded by the exons ATGTACCATCCCAATAACCAACTCAAACCAACAACTCTAACAAACTTAACTTCCCAATTCACCCCAAAATGCCCCTACCAACTAACCCTCCTTCCCCTTCACTCATCTTCCAAACCCTTCAAACTCCAAACCCTAACAATAACATGCTCCTCCTCACCACCCTCAccaatcaaaaccctaatctcaatcCTCCGTACAATCCCCGACTGGGCCGACCAAACCCAAGAACGCGGAATGCAGAAGAATCGAACTCTTTACAACCACACAGACTGGGTTCAACACCGTTCCTCCCTCCGTCACGTGCGTCACTTTTTCTCTAGTCTCTCGTCACGTGTCATTCTCTCTCTTGTTCCTCCCGTTCTGTTCTTCACCTCCTTCGCCGCGGTTGTTGCTACGTATAACTCCGCCGTGTACTTCCAGTTGTTGCCGGAGTTTTTTCCGGTGTTTAGAGCTTCTTCGCTTCCGTATCAGCTTACCGCGCCCGCGCTTGCGCTGTTGCTGGTTTTTCGGACGGAGGCTTCGTATAGTAGGTTTGTGGAAGGGAAGAAGGCTTGGACTTCGGTTATTGCGGCTGCTCATGATTTCGCGAGGCTTGTTATGGCTGTTGTTGATACTGGGACTCAATCTGAGTATGAGCTCAAGAATGGGCTTTTGAATTATATCATTGCTTTTCCTCTTGTTCTCAAG TGTTATGTGTTGTATGGTTCAGACATTGAGAGTGATCTTCAACATTTGCTAGAGGTAGATGATATAGCATTGATCATGAAATCGAATCATCGACCTCGCTGTGTTATTGAGTTTATATCGCAAAGTATTCGGCTACTAAAATTGGAGGATTCTAGAAGAAATATCCTG GAATCAAAGATCACTTATTTCCATGAAGGAATTGGCTTATGTGAACAGCTTAAGGGTATCCCCATTCCGTTATCATATACTCGCTTGACTTCGAGGTTTCTTGTCCTATGGCATCTGACTCTACCTATCATACTCTGGGATGATTGTCACTGGATTGTGGTTCCTGCCACCTTTATCAGCGCTGCCTCTTTGTTCTGCATTGAAGAA GTTGGAGTTCTTATCGAGGATCCATTTCCAATGCTTGCACTTAATGATCTCTGTCGAAAGGCCCAGAATGATATCCAAGAAGCAATTGCGACGGAAAGTGTGATTAATGTGCACCTTGCTGCAAAGCAAAAGCACCACTCTAAAGAACATTCACCAAATGGCCGACCTAACTCCTGA